Proteins co-encoded in one Clostridia bacterium genomic window:
- a CDS encoding ATP-dependent RecD-like DNA helicase — translation MEIRGTVEGLIFRNAENGYTVAAVDAHGLMITAVGIFPPITEGEDVVLVGEYKKNARYGDQFVVSQVIVAPPKSPENMVRYLSGGLFPGVGEVTARSIVRTFGADTFDVIEFNPARLAEVRGISRRKADAITERYVELRKMQRSIMFLTQYHVSLNLAIKIYKHYEDLTESIIKTNPYKLVEDIDGVGFRTADTIALSMGVAKDDVNRVRAGLRHTLDDGANRLGHTYLPYGQVVAMTLKLLEFEEEQANLVMDTLESMEIVGDVKRINEPDGGTGVMLFKHFNREQAIAKRLVQLMQEAIRYHFDYEREIDFFESLYHIRLHPKQREAVTAAMNSGGVVITGGPGTGKTTIIKCIIHLLERVESSYVLTAPTGRAAKRMSEATERVAKTIHRLLVLTPKALNVSYTYNEDNPLPADVIIVDEISMADESIFYALLRAVRRGARLILVGDKDQLPSVGAGCVLADIIESGVMPVVMLDHIYRQQEGSFIITNAHLINKGTLPEPDKTSRDFFFDYTDDESKMLEDVVQFCTKRISTYLDVTPAEIQVLAPLKKGEVGVNHLNEVLQAAVNPPAVFKKEINVGMNLVLREGDRVIQTCNNYDIEWTKEDEGVVTSGTGVFNGDVGVVSAIDRGSMTVTVRFEDDRVAVYGADELSDVSLAYAVSVHKSQGSEFRVVLVVASQYNPMVLNKNLLYTAVTRAKEMVVLVGNKRTFQYMVRNKRTERRYTALVRFIKELA, via the coding sequence TTGGAAATAAGAGGCACGGTAGAAGGCTTGATTTTCCGCAACGCCGAGAACGGTTATACGGTTGCGGCAGTAGACGCCCACGGCTTGATGATTACGGCTGTGGGCATTTTTCCGCCTATCACCGAGGGTGAGGACGTGGTCTTGGTGGGTGAGTACAAAAAGAACGCCCGCTACGGCGACCAGTTCGTCGTGTCGCAGGTCATCGTCGCCCCGCCCAAAAGCCCCGAAAACATGGTGCGCTATCTGTCGGGCGGTCTGTTCCCCGGCGTAGGCGAAGTGACGGCGCGCTCCATCGTGCGCACGTTCGGTGCTGATACCTTCGACGTCATCGAGTTCAATCCCGCGAGATTGGCCGAGGTACGCGGCATTTCCCGCCGCAAGGCCGACGCCATCACCGAGCGCTACGTCGAATTGCGCAAAATGCAGCGGTCCATTATGTTTTTGACGCAGTATCACGTCTCCCTCAACCTTGCCATCAAGATTTACAAGCATTACGAAGATCTCACCGAGAGCATCATCAAGACCAACCCCTACAAGTTGGTGGAGGATATCGACGGCGTGGGGTTCCGCACGGCCGACACCATCGCTTTGAGCATGGGCGTGGCCAAAGACGACGTCAACCGCGTGCGCGCGGGGCTTCGCCACACCTTGGACGACGGCGCCAATCGTTTGGGACACACCTATTTGCCCTACGGGCAAGTGGTGGCCATGACGCTCAAATTGTTGGAGTTCGAAGAGGAGCAGGCCAACCTCGTGATGGACACGTTGGAGTCTATGGAAATCGTGGGCGACGTCAAGCGTATCAACGAGCCGGACGGCGGCACGGGCGTGATGCTATTCAAGCACTTCAACCGCGAGCAAGCCATTGCCAAGCGGTTGGTGCAGCTCATGCAGGAGGCCATTCGGTATCACTTCGATTACGAGCGCGAGATAGACTTCTTCGAGAGTCTATACCATATTCGGTTGCACCCCAAACAGCGCGAGGCGGTCACCGCCGCCATGAATTCGGGCGGCGTGGTCATTACGGGCGGCCCTGGCACGGGCAAAACCACCATCATCAAGTGCATCATTCACCTTTTGGAGCGCGTGGAGTCTTCCTACGTGCTCACCGCGCCCACGGGCAGGGCGGCCAAACGCATGAGCGAGGCCACCGAGCGCGTGGCCAAGACCATACATCGCTTGCTCGTTCTCACGCCCAAGGCCCTCAACGTGTCCTACACCTACAACGAGGACAATCCCTTGCCCGCCGACGTCATCATAGTAGACGAAATCTCTATGGCGGACGAGAGTATTTTCTACGCCTTATTGCGTGCCGTCAGGCGCGGCGCCCGACTTATCCTTGTGGGAGACAAAGACCAACTGCCCTCGGTGGGCGCGGGTTGCGTGCTTGCGGATATCATCGAGAGCGGCGTCATGCCCGTCGTTATGCTCGACCATATCTACCGCCAGCAGGAGGGCAGTTTCATCATCACCAACGCGCACCTCATCAACAAGGGTACCTTGCCCGAGCCGGACAAGACCAGCCGCGACTTTTTCTTCGACTATACCGACGACGAGTCCAAGATGCTCGAGGACGTCGTGCAATTCTGCACCAAGCGCATCTCCACCTATCTGGACGTCACTCCCGCCGAGATACAGGTTTTGGCACCGCTCAAAAAGGGCGAAGTGGGCGTCAATCACCTCAACGAAGTCTTGCAGGCCGCCGTCAATCCTCCCGCCGTGTTCAAAAAAGAGATCAACGTGGGTATGAATTTGGTACTGCGCGAGGGCGACCGCGTCATCCAAACCTGCAACAACTACGACATCGAGTGGACCAAAGAGGACGAGGGTGTAGTCACCTCGGGCACGGGCGTATTCAACGGTGACGTGGGCGTCGTGTCCGCCATCGACCGCGGCAGCATGACCGTCACCGTGCGCTTCGAGGACGACCGAGTGGCGGTGTACGGCGCGGACGAACTCTCGGACGTTTCGCTTGCCTACGCCGTCAGCGTGCACAAGTCGCAGGGCTCCGAGTTCCGCGTAGTGCTGGTGGTGGCTTCGCAGTACAATCCCATGGTGCTTAACAAAAATTTGCTCTACACCGCCGTCACCCGCGCCAAGGAGATGGTCGTTCTCGTCGGCAACAAGCGCACTTTCCAATATATGGTACGCAACAAGCGCACCGAGCGCCGCTACACCGCCTTGGTTCGCTTCATCAAGGAACTGGCGTAG
- the rpiB gene encoding ribose 5-phosphate isomerase B has translation MRIAIGCDHGGIVLKPAILKYLEDKGIEYVDYGTYTTDSVDYPDYAVPVAEAVQSGAADKGILMCGTGIGITIAANKFDGIRAAVVSDEFCAAATAEHNNANILGLGGRVVTPEKAVKLVDIWLNTPYAGGRHQNRLDKITAIEKSQKSRS, from the coding sequence ATGCGCATTGCTATCGGTTGCGACCACGGCGGCATCGTTTTGAAACCCGCCATTTTGAAATATTTGGAAGACAAAGGTATCGAATACGTAGATTACGGCACCTACACCACCGACTCGGTGGACTATCCAGACTACGCCGTTCCCGTCGCCGAGGCCGTGCAGAGCGGCGCCGCCGACAAAGGTATATTGATGTGCGGCACGGGCATCGGCATCACCATCGCCGCCAACAAGTTCGACGGCATACGCGCCGCCGTCGTGTCCGACGAGTTTTGCGCCGCCGCCACCGCCGAGCACAACAACGCCAATATTTTGGGACTTGGCGGGCGCGTGGTCACCCCCGAGAAGGCCGTCAAATTGGTGGATATCTGGCTCAACACCCCCTATGCGGGCGGGCGCCACCAAAACCGTCTCGACAAAATCACCGCTATCGAAAAGAGTCAAAAGAGCCGTTCCTGA
- the upp gene encoding uracil phosphoribosyltransferase, whose translation MSKIVIFDHPLITHKVTMMRDKNTPSKDFRALLDEISLLMGYEVTRDLPLEEVEIETPICKTKQKMLAGRQIGIVPILRAGLGMVDGILKLVPAAKVGHIGCYRDPETATPVEYYCKLPVDAEQREIIVVDPMLATGGSAIMAINFIKAKGVKTIKFMCLIAAPEGLKALSEAHPDVDIFIAAMDDHLNEHKYIVPGLGDAGDRIFGTK comes from the coding sequence ATGTCCAAAATCGTCATTTTCGATCATCCGCTTATCACCCACAAAGTCACCATGATGCGCGACAAGAACACGCCGAGCAAGGATTTCCGCGCTCTCTTGGACGAGATTTCTCTCCTCATGGGCTACGAAGTTACGCGTGACCTTCCTTTGGAAGAAGTGGAAATCGAAACCCCCATTTGCAAAACCAAACAAAAGATGTTGGCCGGGCGCCAAATCGGTATCGTGCCTATTTTGCGTGCAGGCTTGGGCATGGTGGACGGCATTTTGAAGCTCGTCCCCGCGGCGAAAGTCGGGCATATCGGTTGCTATCGCGATCCCGAGACGGCCACTCCCGTGGAGTACTACTGCAAACTTCCCGTTGACGCCGAGCAACGCGAGATCATCGTGGTCGACCCCATGCTCGCCACGGGCGGTAGCGCCATCATGGCCATCAACTTCATCAAGGCCAAGGGCGTCAAGACCATCAAGTTCATGTGCCTTATCGCCGCGCCCGAGGGCCTCAAAGCCCTCTCCGAAGCGCATCCCGACGTGGATATCTTCATCGCCGCCATGGACGACCACCTCAACGAGCACAAGTATATCGTGCCCGGTCTTGGGGATGCCGGCGACCGTATCTTCGGAACGAAATAA
- a CDS encoding DUF4037 domain-containing protein, with protein sequence MKGIELSKRYYKEFGAPMIAAQFADVADRIAVGLVGHGSECFGYDDEVSRDHDFSGGFCLWLTDEDYLSFGQELQTAYLHLPQEYEGVRLSRTGMDAQSYRGVMRISDFYRPYVGDVQPPVDLRAWLAIDETYLAEATNGVVFRDDLDAFSRIRRGLLRYPEDVRLKKLAAHLLFAAQSGQYNYARCMAHGEEGAAVLALHVFVEHIARAAFLLAGRYAPYYKWLLRAMDEFPLGQAVRPQLTALLTRSHTVATLGEDVALIDEACRLVVEALREAGLSCAPNDYLEPHAYQVRRQIKDSALRLMHVMHGV encoded by the coding sequence ATGAAAGGAATAGAGTTGTCCAAACGCTACTACAAAGAATTCGGCGCGCCCATGATAGCGGCGCAATTCGCCGACGTGGCCGATCGCATCGCCGTCGGTCTAGTCGGGCACGGCAGCGAGTGCTTCGGCTATGACGACGAGGTATCGCGCGATCACGATTTCAGTGGCGGCTTTTGCCTATGGCTCACCGACGAGGACTATCTTTCGTTCGGCCAAGAACTCCAGACCGCCTATCTCCATCTTCCGCAGGAGTACGAGGGCGTGCGCCTTTCTCGCACGGGCATGGACGCCCAAAGTTATCGCGGCGTCATGCGCATATCCGATTTTTACCGTCCGTACGTGGGCGACGTACAGCCCCCCGTGGATTTGCGTGCGTGGCTTGCCATCGACGAAACCTACTTGGCCGAAGCGACCAACGGCGTCGTGTTCCGCGACGATTTGGATGCGTTCAGCCGCATACGTAGGGGGCTTTTGCGTTACCCTGAGGACGTTCGGCTCAAAAAACTCGCGGCGCATTTGTTGTTCGCCGCGCAGAGCGGTCAGTACAACTACGCGCGCTGTATGGCGCACGGCGAAGAGGGCGCGGCGGTGCTTGCCTTGCACGTCTTCGTCGAGCATATAGCCAGGGCCGCGTTCCTGTTGGCGGGGCGATACGCGCCCTACTACAAGTGGCTGTTGCGCGCCATGGACGAGTTCCCCTTGGGACAGGCCGTTCGTCCGCAGCTTACGGCGTTGCTCACCCGTTCGCATACGGTCGCCACGTTGGGCGAGGACGTCGCGCTCATCGACGAAGCGTGCCGCCTGGTAGTCGAGGCCCTACGCGAGGCGGGGCTTTCTTGCGCGCCCAACGACTATCTCGAGCCGCACGCCTACCAGGTACGCCGTCAAATCAAGGACTCTGCCTTGCGCCTCATGCACGTCATGCACGGGGTATAG
- a CDS encoding phosphoribosylaminoimidazolecarboxamide formyltransferase, giving the protein MQEFYLKYGCNPHQKPARVYMEDGAELPFEILNGRPGYINFLDALNSWQLVREIKAATGQVAATSFKHVSPTSAAIGNPLSPRLMQSCFVDDIEGLNDSPVACAYARARGTDRMSSFGDWIALSDECDLTTAKIIAREVSDGIIAPAYNDEALALLRTKRGGNYSVVRIDPDYVPAPVERKQVFGVTFEQGRNDVALSTESLGRVVTANADFPSDKQLDAVVALITLKYTQSNSVCFAYDGQAIGVGAGQQSRIHCTRLAAGKADLWHLRQTDEVLSLPFRPDLKRADKNNVIDLYLSDYDAEDVLSDANWPRYFTTRPAPFTRAAKDAYLAGICGVTVVSDAFFPFADNIERAHRSGVTYVVQPGGSVRDEDVIATADKYGMVMTFSGIRLFHH; this is encoded by the coding sequence ATGCAAGAGTTCTATTTGAAATACGGTTGCAATCCCCACCAAAAACCCGCGCGCGTCTATATGGAAGACGGCGCCGAATTGCCCTTCGAGATATTGAACGGCCGCCCCGGCTATATCAACTTCCTCGACGCGCTCAACTCGTGGCAACTCGTCCGCGAGATCAAGGCGGCCACGGGGCAGGTTGCCGCCACTTCGTTCAAGCACGTATCGCCCACCTCGGCCGCCATTGGCAACCCCCTTTCGCCCCGCCTCATGCAGTCCTGCTTCGTGGACGATATCGAGGGATTGAACGATTCCCCCGTCGCCTGCGCCTATGCGCGTGCCCGCGGCACCGACCGTATGTCCTCTTTCGGCGATTGGATAGCCCTCTCGGACGAGTGCGACCTCACCACTGCCAAAATCATCGCCCGCGAGGTGTCGGACGGCATCATCGCGCCCGCCTACAATGACGAAGCCTTGGCGCTTCTTCGCACCAAACGCGGCGGCAACTACAGCGTCGTGCGCATAGATCCCGATTACGTGCCCGCCCCCGTGGAGCGCAAGCAGGTGTTCGGCGTCACCTTCGAGCAAGGCCGCAACGACGTGGCATTGTCCACGGAGAGCCTCGGGCGCGTCGTCACCGCCAACGCCGACTTCCCCTCCGACAAGCAATTAGACGCCGTCGTTGCGCTCATCACCCTCAAATACACCCAATCCAACTCGGTGTGCTTTGCCTACGACGGTCAAGCCATCGGCGTGGGCGCGGGACAGCAAAGCCGCATCCATTGTACCCGCCTTGCCGCGGGCAAAGCCGACCTATGGCACCTACGGCAGACGGACGAGGTGCTGTCCTTGCCCTTCCGTCCCGACCTCAAACGCGCGGACAAAAACAACGTCATCGACCTCTATCTGTCCGATTACGACGCGGAGGACGTGCTGTCCGACGCCAATTGGCCGCGCTATTTCACCACCCGCCCCGCACCCTTCACGCGGGCGGCGAAAGACGCCTACCTCGCGGGCATATGCGGCGTCACCGTGGTGAGCGACGCGTTCTTCCCCTTCGCGGACAATATCGAACGCGCCCACCGTAGCGGCGTCACCTACGTCGTCCAACCGGGCGGCTCGGTGCGCGACGAGGACGTCATCGCCACAGCCGACAAGTACGGTATGGTCATGACCTTCTCGGGCATTCGCCTGTTTCACCATTGA
- a CDS encoding DUF4011 domain-containing protein yields the protein MTNERIDGWAELLLDTGKRNNLVNFRDTVSSTLEIVLPSPDRLFSLVCSNGTLEVYFPETLPMFVDEDGAETISKDNYIASCRGAIRHNQIVVYSKRGKHLNVLKSISKKAASAMEETGVNVAYIAMGFVHWTESKDSEIVMRAPVLLAPITIRNDSSIDPFYISVVDDIIVNPTFAYKLQNEYGIKLHAYDDTGVIGYLNYVADLLSQLKWDVSHECKIGLFSFLKINMYQDIKDNAALIAQNGNVKGMLGDEYQQESASFEYEKSTEQPIDIRNIHEVIDADSSQIEAISMAQSGRSFVIQGPPGTGKSQTITNIIAECLSAGKKVLFVSEKLAALNVVHDKLKRVGLADFCLELHSHKANKKDVVKELIRTIKAPKTIVSPRAQTELDELYRTQKCLDDYTTELHTVRPVIETTLYQLFESAAACRSAQTLEYVIPNIQNKGKAYLKDVLELLSRYSVFASTIGEDYHKSPWYGFKVGSCTYEAKIQLRHTLEAVINRGIALSAIAESIQTRFHIAIISSNDIVQIKELLEIMAGSVWFYPLFIAPETRKRCRVALTKAKERRNNLNEIRGLVTRYFDEDILTIDAIRYYNLLTNKYHSIIARLFSKEYKDICCLIENYSRGKKVSYRTATEILEKICAYRKSEAKYKAELEALAVYFDEVDDTIIDSYEDIITMLDRLSKLDTWTLDLAAFSAITNESYKTLMLDVKPYVEIIQQTLDSTEQEYNSLVNSFFSDEFDIAGSSFDRVQNKLEAMLKSYDLMEHWSDFSRLMGSAKDLGLQDFIDFAIDKGLHANDLCDAYEKVFITQWIDNIMYSSPILVSLTRIMHDNSISTFRQKDTLRFDINRAYIKSQLSAQRPDLDMVTGGSSTSIILREGEKKRKLKSIRTLLLETGELIQTIKPCFLMSPLSVSTYLAPETKFDVVIFDEASQILPQDAVGAIYRGEQLIVVGDSKQMPPSNFFMTLTEDDDEDEDEGIADYESILDICSSFMPQLRLKWHYRSRFEQLIAFSNKNFYENDLVTFPSALQDGDGVGVNYYNANGTYDRKTKTNRAEAEAIVDMVFDHFEKFPNRSLGVVAFNINQQELIDRLISMRRQKDVSKESFFNTERPEPFFVKNLETVQGDERDTIIFSIAYAPDAQGRFILNFGPLNRDGGERRLNVAVTRAKYNVKVVSSIHAFNIDLSRTSSNGTRLLREYLDYAENGTVALERSIQVNAFEQYDSDFELEVGDYLRDNGYAIDTQVGCSSFRIDIAIKEPNTSHYLLAVECDGASYHSSRSARDRDRLRQEILERMGWKFYRIWSTDWFRNKAIEQQKLLDAASSALKATCFTEVPVDTKQDTPSFEVTNDDIGFDFPIYRSYSIWELEYSYSNPFALIRSIVEKESPVSEEWLLKRIVPIFGREKVTSVVRDEYERLMWGCESKGIAIKDGFLYRIGAPIPMLRIPGKNEFSPREIKYIALEELANGLEEIVRQNVTVNKNNLFQFIVQKLGFSRTGDAIYGRLNTALKLCKNVLESNGVLSYIKPNQ from the coding sequence ATGACGAATGAACGAATAGACGGGTGGGCTGAATTATTATTAGACACAGGTAAACGAAATAATCTAGTCAATTTTAGAGACACTGTTTCTTCTACTTTGGAAATAGTGCTTCCATCTCCTGATAGACTTTTTTCCCTTGTGTGCTCTAATGGCACGTTAGAGGTTTATTTCCCCGAAACATTGCCGATGTTTGTCGATGAAGATGGCGCGGAAACTATTTCAAAAGATAATTATATTGCCTCCTGTCGTGGGGCAATTCGTCATAACCAAATTGTGGTTTATAGCAAAAGAGGCAAGCATCTAAATGTGCTAAAATCTATCTCGAAAAAAGCGGCATCCGCGATGGAGGAAACTGGTGTTAACGTCGCTTATATTGCCATGGGGTTTGTACATTGGACTGAAAGCAAAGACTCGGAAATCGTTATGCGTGCGCCTGTACTACTTGCCCCCATTACTATTCGCAATGATTCTTCGATCGATCCTTTTTATATCTCGGTTGTAGATGATATTATCGTTAACCCGACGTTTGCATATAAACTACAAAACGAATATGGCATTAAACTGCACGCTTATGATGATACAGGCGTTATTGGATATCTCAATTATGTTGCAGACTTGCTATCTCAACTCAAATGGGATGTTTCTCATGAATGCAAAATAGGTTTGTTTTCGTTTTTGAAAATAAATATGTATCAGGACATCAAAGATAATGCCGCTTTGATTGCCCAAAATGGGAACGTGAAAGGTATGCTCGGGGATGAGTATCAACAGGAGAGTGCATCATTTGAGTACGAAAAATCTACCGAACAACCAATAGATATAAGAAACATCCATGAAGTAATAGATGCGGATTCCAGCCAAATTGAGGCGATAAGTATGGCGCAAAGCGGTAGGAGTTTTGTCATACAAGGGCCTCCTGGGACTGGGAAAAGTCAAACCATTACTAACATCATTGCCGAGTGTCTTTCCGCAGGGAAAAAGGTGCTGTTTGTTTCTGAAAAGCTTGCAGCTCTAAATGTCGTGCATGATAAGTTGAAAAGAGTTGGGTTGGCTGATTTTTGTTTGGAGTTGCATAGTCATAAGGCAAACAAAAAAGATGTTGTTAAAGAACTCATAAGAACCATTAAAGCACCAAAAACAATTGTATCTCCTCGCGCACAAACAGAGTTAGATGAATTATACCGTACGCAAAAATGTCTAGATGATTATACAACCGAGTTGCATACGGTTCGTCCTGTTATAGAAACGACTTTGTATCAGTTGTTTGAAAGCGCAGCAGCTTGTCGTTCTGCACAAACACTAGAATATGTTATCCCAAATATACAAAACAAAGGAAAGGCATATTTAAAAGATGTTTTAGAATTATTATCAAGATATTCAGTTTTTGCTTCAACGATAGGGGAGGATTATCACAAATCCCCTTGGTATGGTTTCAAGGTGGGTAGTTGCACATATGAAGCCAAAATACAATTGAGGCATACGTTAGAGGCTGTCATCAACCGCGGTATAGCCTTATCGGCTATAGCGGAAAGCATACAAACACGCTTTCATATTGCAATTATCAGTTCAAATGATATAGTACAAATAAAGGAATTGCTTGAAATAATGGCGGGATCCGTATGGTTCTATCCATTATTTATAGCACCCGAAACACGTAAGCGTTGTCGCGTGGCTCTAACGAAAGCAAAAGAAAGAAGAAACAACCTCAATGAGATTCGGGGTTTAGTTACTAGATATTTCGATGAGGATATTTTAACCATTGATGCGATACGTTATTATAATTTGTTGACGAACAAGTATCACAGTATTATCGCACGATTGTTTTCCAAAGAATACAAGGACATTTGTTGTTTAATTGAGAATTATTCAAGAGGGAAGAAGGTTTCTTATCGAACTGCGACGGAAATACTCGAAAAAATATGTGCTTATAGAAAAAGCGAAGCAAAATACAAGGCTGAACTTGAAGCGTTGGCCGTCTATTTTGACGAGGTTGATGATACAATCATTGATAGTTATGAAGATATCATTACGATGTTGGATCGGCTATCCAAGCTTGACACTTGGACGCTTGATTTAGCAGCATTTAGTGCAATAACTAATGAGTCTTACAAAACGTTAATGTTGGATGTCAAGCCCTATGTCGAAATCATTCAGCAAACATTAGATAGCACGGAACAAGAGTATAATAGCCTTGTAAACAGCTTTTTCTCAGACGAATTTGATATTGCAGGAAGTTCGTTTGATCGCGTTCAAAACAAATTGGAGGCTATGCTTAAATCATACGATTTAATGGAGCATTGGAGCGATTTTAGTAGGCTCATGGGTAGTGCTAAAGATTTGGGACTTCAAGACTTCATAGATTTTGCAATAGATAAAGGGTTGCATGCCAACGATCTTTGCGATGCATATGAAAAAGTATTTATCACTCAATGGATTGATAATATTATGTACAGTAGTCCTATTCTCGTGTCGTTAACACGTATTATGCATGATAATTCTATTAGTACGTTCCGACAAAAGGACACTTTGCGTTTTGATATTAATCGCGCATACATAAAATCACAGCTTTCTGCACAACGCCCAGATTTGGATATGGTTACAGGTGGTAGTTCAACGTCTATTATCTTGCGAGAAGGAGAAAAGAAACGAAAACTAAAAAGCATCCGAACATTACTCCTTGAAACGGGTGAACTAATACAAACAATCAAGCCCTGCTTTTTAATGTCACCATTAAGTGTAAGCACTTACTTGGCCCCCGAAACAAAGTTTGATGTTGTTATATTTGATGAGGCATCTCAGATACTGCCACAGGATGCTGTCGGCGCAATATATAGAGGAGAACAGTTGATTGTTGTTGGCGACTCAAAGCAAATGCCACCGAGCAATTTCTTTATGACATTGACAGAGGATGATGATGAAGATGAGGATGAAGGTATTGCAGATTATGAATCAATACTAGATATATGCTCGTCTTTTATGCCGCAACTTCGGTTGAAGTGGCATTACCGAAGCAGATTCGAACAACTAATCGCCTTTTCAAACAAAAACTTTTATGAAAATGATCTTGTCACATTTCCTTCGGCTTTACAAGATGGAGATGGTGTAGGTGTTAATTATTATAACGCTAATGGTACATATGATAGAAAGACAAAAACAAATAGGGCTGAAGCAGAGGCTATTGTTGACATGGTATTTGACCATTTCGAAAAGTTCCCAAATAGAAGTTTGGGCGTTGTGGCATTCAACATTAATCAACAAGAATTGATAGATCGTTTAATTTCAATGAGGCGTCAAAAGGATGTCTCTAAAGAAAGCTTTTTTAATACTGAGCGACCGGAACCGTTTTTTGTAAAGAATCTTGAAACCGTGCAGGGCGATGAAAGAGATACCATCATTTTTAGTATTGCCTACGCTCCAGATGCACAAGGTCGATTTATTTTGAATTTTGGTCCCCTCAATAGAGATGGCGGAGAACGGCGATTGAATGTTGCTGTTACTCGTGCTAAGTACAATGTAAAAGTTGTATCATCCATTCACGCTTTTAACATCGATTTATCCCGAACCAGTTCTAATGGAACTCGCTTGCTTCGAGAGTACTTGGATTATGCCGAGAATGGAACAGTAGCATTAGAGCGTTCTATTCAAGTGAATGCATTTGAACAATATGACTCTGACTTTGAATTAGAAGTTGGTGATTATTTGCGTGATAATGGCTATGCAATAGATACACAAGTAGGTTGCTCTTCGTTTAGAATAGATATTGCAATAAAAGAACCGAACACATCTCATTATCTCCTTGCCGTCGAATGTGACGGTGCTTCATATCATTCTTCAAGAAGTGCACGCGACCGCGATAGATTACGTCAAGAAATCTTAGAGCGTATGGGATGGAAGTTCTATCGTATTTGGTCAACTGATTGGTTTAGAAACAAAGCAATCGAACAACAAAAGCTTCTTGACGCCGCCTCAAGTGCGCTCAAGGCTACATGTTTTACCGAAGTACCTGTTGACACCAAGCAAGACACACCTTCGTTTGAGGTTACAAATGATGACATTGGTTTTGATTTCCCTATCTATCGTAGTTATTCAATTTGGGAATTAGAGTATTCATACAGCAATCCATTTGCCCTCATTCGTTCTATAGTCGAGAAAGAATCACCTGTTTCAGAGGAATGGCTGTTGAAACGGATAGTTCCTATTTTCGGAAGAGAGAAAGTAACAAGCGTGGTTCGTGATGAATATGAAAGGCTTATGTGGGGATGCGAAAGTAAAGGCATTGCCATAAAAGATGGCTTCCTTTACCGTATAGGTGCCCCAATACCCATGTTGCGTATACCTGGCAAGAACGAGTTTTCTCCTCGTGAAATCAAGTATATAGCTTTAGAGGAATTGGCCAACGGGTTGGAGGAAATTGTACGTCAGAACGTAACGGTAAATAAAAACAATCTTTTCCAATTTATTGTACAAAAACTAGGCTTTTCTCGTACCGGGGATGCAATCTATGGTCGACTAAATACTGCACTCAAATTGTGTAAAAACGTTTTGGAATCTAATGGAGTACTTTCCTATATAAAGCCTAATCAATGA
- a CDS encoding inosine monophosphate cyclohydrolase, with the protein MDTEAKNVQELLSGNAYPGRGILVGKSADGKYAVFAYFIMGRSNNSRNRVLVREGDSLFTRPFDASKVKDPSLIIYRAARFVPRGVIVTNGDQTDTVYDALSCAKGFADALDTRTYEPDAPNYTPRISALLSFGEGGTYTYGMSILRKADDSPDCIRAYFDYEGKDGLGHLIHTYQTDGNPLPSFCGAPRAVRLPSSLDALGDSLWASLDEGNKIALYVCAKNVQTGEMEEKIYNKNQA; encoded by the coding sequence ATGGATACGGAAGCGAAAAACGTGCAGGAATTGCTATCGGGCAACGCCTATCCCGGCAGAGGGATCTTGGTGGGCAAGAGCGCGGACGGCAAATACGCCGTTTTTGCCTACTTCATTATGGGGCGCAGCAACAACAGCCGCAACCGCGTGCTGGTGCGCGAGGGCGACAGCCTGTTTACGCGCCCATTCGACGCGAGCAAGGTCAAAGATCCTTCGCTTATCATCTATCGCGCGGCGCGTTTCGTGCCCCGTGGCGTCATCGTCACCAACGGCGACCAGACCGATACCGTGTACGACGCGCTGTCTTGCGCCAAGGGCTTCGCGGACGCACTCGATACACGCACCTACGAGCCGGACGCCCCCAACTACACCCCGCGCATCAGCGCTTTGCTTAGTTTTGGCGAAGGCGGCACGTACACCTACGGCATGAGCATTCTTCGCAAAGCGGACGACAGCCCCGATTGCATTCGCGCCTACTTCGATTACGAGGGGAAGGACGGGCTCGGCCATCTTATTCACACCTACCAAACGGACGGCAATCCCTTGCCCTCTTTCTGCGGTGCGCCGCGAGCGGTGCGCCTGCCGTCGAGCCTTGACGCTTTGGGCGACAGCCTGTGGGCCTCGTTGGACGAAGGTAACAAAATAGCCCTATACGTATGTGCCAAAAACGTACAAACGGGCGAAATGGAAGAGAAAATCTACAACAAAAATCAAGCGTAA